In the genome of Arachis stenosperma cultivar V10309 chromosome 2, arast.V10309.gnm1.PFL2, whole genome shotgun sequence, the window GTTAATATAGAGATATATTATGAGTCTCTTTAGTTTGTCAAGGGAAAATGACAAGTTATAGAGCCaataactaattaactaattatactgttacaaaaatactatatatacaCAAAAACAATCAGTTattatgtatttgtatataaatacaaatattgtttaattcatttcaatgtatattttatattttagcaTGTATTCTATATAGATAGTTAATTTGATTACTAATTTTTGGTATATACATAATATGATTGATTTTATTGCAGTACaataatttgactattaacAAGATATAACTACTAACTGAATTCAATATCTTCAACTTTAATTATTTGACTCAGTTTTGGATTTgcttttcaaaaaagaaaactaaatttttatttaaaaaaacaattttatgttaggataaaaactaaaaaaaaaatacttttctTAATCAATTATGTGTATGATGAAtcaaaagaagaaaggagatAAAGAAAAGGAAGTAACCATCATGAGCAAAAGTATCCCATATGCTTGGAGTTCTTCCATCTTCATTAGCAGCTCCTTCCACCTATTCATAAACACACACAATATAACAATATTGATTAATAGGAGTAATCATATTATTGCAATGGATTAATTAAGTTAAAGAGAATATAGAATCAATAGTGGAGTAGAACAGTCAATACCTGGTAAGCAGTGGTGGCTGAACCAAAAATAAAGTCATGAGGGAAATCATCTCTGCTATAATAATTCTCATAAGCACTTAGTTTTCTCAAAGTAAAgtttagaagcaaaaaggtTATTAGTTTCAAAGTAAGGATTATTGAATAACATGTTTTTGGTTCCATCATCTGATGAACTAAGTTGTTTTCTGACTTTTCTCAATGTGTGTAAGCTCTGTCTTAAATTCAATTATCTTTACAGAGAGTAAACGGACCGAACAATTATGAAACTCAGAAAGTCAAAACATATGAAAGCAAGTGGTGccacacaaaatattttttttctttttgtctttttaGAGTAATATTATATAGATATAGTTTTTGTATACATTTTTTATTCGTTACCTTAAAACTAATCgataaaaaatgaataaaatacacaaaaaaatataatataaatattatttttttattattattttttggtgGGCGAAGtagtattaattatattaatatgtttgggtataacaatataaaagtacttttttgtttatttattatatgaaaaatatcttttttttaagaaatttttaaaaaaaaaatatgtaaattacagattttcaaaaaagatatttttttatttttctaatgcttttacttttactactagaaatttgcaaacacactaaaaaataaaaaaaagatattttttattaaaaaaagattttttttatcaagatAATGACGCCCAAATAAGCACTAATTAGATTTAAGTTTTTATTCAAACAATAATTTTCCTTATTTATAAAATTCATTActataatatttttctatttttcttgttaGGTGTGTATTTTCTAATGGATACTTCATGAAAGGTTTTTAGGATATTCCTTAAGAGGGTTCAAGAGAACATAAATCAGACACTTTGATTTTTAACATTGCCATTGTTGATTTGGTTTCTTTAGATTGCATCCACCACTATTCTCTCTTTAAACAATCCAGTAAACTGAagatatattataaaaagaaatcaatGATCAAGGCAAAACCCGAACAGAGAAAAGAATAGCATGCTATTATGATTTAATGAGTTCATAATGAAGTTTATAACATACAATTTTCCTATTAACATCCAAAATAACAGACATAAAGCCTAGTGGTGTGGTTGAATCCCTTCGGCATTGCCATCAAGATTCGTCAAACCAACAGTTTACATcacaaaaactcaaaaaaacTATACATCCCAGCAACTACTCAAGCATGCAATTCCCCTGTTCCAAACTTCTGCAACAATATCCCCAATTATAGAAATGCTTCTTCTCTGCCTCTCAAGAACCAATTGTACCATTTTGCTGAGAGTTTGGGATATCTCTATAATTGGCCATAGCTTACTTTTTAATCATCCAATAACTCAAATAAATCTAAGAATAATCATGCAAAATAAATACCCCTTCATATTTGATCCATTcctgaaaagaaaaaaagggaatGAAACAGAAAATTAGGAAACAGAAGAAGTATATATTATGTGACTAAAATATCAACAAAAATTTCATAGCTGAAGGTATCAAGTGTGGCACCTATACATGCATGCATGCAAGTATTTCACCCTTGACACATCTTGTAATGATGCATTGCTTAGTATTCTTTGATGACCTAACCACATAATAATGCAAACCGAATCTTTATCAGCAACTATATCGCACCATAAAATGCATGTATTTCAAGATAAATTTATTACATAATGCACTAAGATGCTCACTTATTGGAAAAGAAATATACTACATAGTAATCAAATTGGAAAAagttaaaaaagaaaacattAAATTACCCCTTCATTTGAAAATGGATTCTCTGCATCTGCCAAAACAAAGGTGGTAGTTTGAGTACTGCTCACAGTTGACGACATtaatgaaaattatgaaatgcTAAGAGAACTGAATGTTCAACTACTAGTTGAAAATTTCATGTCATTTTTGTAACtaacaataaaaatttaaaaacacaGAATGTCAATCATAATGAATAGATAGTGGTTAGTCCATTGTGAATTTGTGAGAAAGCATCACACTCATATTTTCCTCAAATGACATAATGAGCAGTGAAAAATAAGGTTCATAGATTGAGGATTTGTAAGGTTTAGAAAGAAATATAGATGAGAAAAAACAATGCTTTACCTGTTTTAAGATGTTGAGTCCTCATGGAAACTGTCTCCTGCCATCAACTTGAATGGTGAATAAGCTATTCATTTAAAATTGGAAAATAAAAGTAAGAATGAATATGATGTTGGAGAAGATAAAGTGGCTTTGCGATACAGAGAAAGAGCAAGAGAGTTACCTGTTTTAAGATGTTGAGTCAAACTGAATCCATGTCCTATTAACAAAAATGTCGGGGATGTGGGAAATGGATGGCCAAACGTGGGGGTCCTTCCTCTCTATGCCTTCACCCAACAACGGACATTTCCTGATGTCGAGTTTCCTTAAAGAGGCAGGCAGCCTTATTATGTTCTCCAGCTTAGGGCATTCTTCAACCTGTAAATATCGGAGGGACTGTAACTGTGACACCTCTAGAGATGTCAAATTTTCACATCTTTCAATTCTCAGAGACAAGAGATTTGGGAACGCTGGCAATGCGAAGGATGTAAGTGAATCACAGCTGTTGTCTATTTTTAATTCCATTAGCGAGTGATGTTGTTGGTGTTGCATTGGGAATTCTACATTCTTGCAGTTATTGATCCGCAACTGTTTCAACGAAGGGGGCAAAGCATCCCCTGGAAATGATATAGCTGATGAGCACTCTGAGATTCCTAAATAACTGAGAGAGGTTGGTTGGGTGTGGGTCATGGCCTCAAACACATCCTCCACAAGCTGCTTTCCTCCGATTCCTAGTGCTTGCAGTGAAAGTGGTAGGTCCCGCATTCTTGCTTTCTGTTTGCCTAATATAAATGATTCGCGTAAGATGGGAGCTCTTGGAAGATAACAACCAAGCTCCTCGCATCCTCGAATGCGGAGTTGTTTCAAAGACGGAAGGAAAGTGGGCAAATCTCTTGTTAACTTAGGACAGTACTCTATCCAAAGTTCTTCAAGTTTCGGAAATGgtgcatcatcatcatcatcacattCATATGACTCCCATTCCTCCCACCAACCCATATCTCGAAATGAGAGATATTTAAGGGATCGGAAGGGTGTCTCCTGATGCTGATGAGTTCCATCACCCTTATAGAATGACCCACCAATCTTCTTCACCTTCTTGAACCCTGCAATGACCAGCCTCTCCAGAGAGGGTAACTGTCCAAGTGAAGGAAGCACCCAACAATTCCTGCATCCAATCAGCTGCAACTCAGTCATGTTGTGGTACGAAGACTGCCCTACCCAATCCGGAAACATCGTACCTCCGTAACAGCTGATTGTTAGACGTTTCAAGTTATTGTGAGGTTCTAATTTGGCAAGCccatctttttctattttggaATCAACAACATCACCATCTTCATCTGCTGACCAGTCCAAATATAGATCATTGATGTATTTCTTATCAACCATCCTCGCCTTCCAAGCCTCACTGCTATAATCGACATTCTCTAATTTCTCAATACGAAATGAGCCTTGAAGATTTACGAGTTCTCCCAATTCCCCTACCCCATTCTCTTTATCCTTGCCAACAACATAGTAACTCAGAATCTGCAAATCTTTTAATTTGCTCATCCCTTTTGGCATATCTTTTAAACAAGTACCTTCAATATGGAGATGGTGCAGATTTACAAGATCTTGCATGTTTGTTGGAAGCTTCTCTAGTTCTTTACAATCATTCAACTCCAGTGTTTGTAAATTATACAATTTGCTTAATGACTCAGGTAATTCCACAATAGGCGTATCAGAGAGATCCAAATGACGCAAATTTATAAGATCCTGCATGTTGCATGGAAGCTTCTCTAGTCTTTCACAATTATTCAACTTCAGTGTTTGTAAATTATACAATTTGCTCAATGACTCGGGAAATTCCACAATAGGCGTATCAGAGAGATCCAAATGACGCAAACTTATAAGATCCTGCATGTTGCTTGGAAGCTTTTTTAGTCTTCTACAAAAACTCAACTTCAGTGTTTGTAAATTATATAATTTGCACATTGACTTTGGCAATGTCACGATAGGTGAATGAGAGAGATCCAAATAACGCAAATGGATCAAATCACCTATTGAATCGAGCAATGAATCATGCTCATCACGAGGAAAGAATT includes:
- the LOC130963716 gene encoding putative disease resistance RPP13-like protein 1, whose product is MAARFVGEAFLNSALGTIYDMLISPLLVNFIQRKKLNRKLVEKLETVLKAAHAVINDAERRQIEEEAVKDWLDRLKDAVYDAEDILDEVTTKAAIQKVQGNSLSRYVNLHGDGEIVTKIEEIIDALESIVNEKDGLGLKEIPVEDMSWRIPSTSLVGVHQIYGRDQDREAIVKLLLDVTNDGGISVIPMVGMGGIGKTTLAQMVYNDDRVKQKFDVKAWVCDGQEVFDVLKATKTVMEKVTSSSCNSTELNTIQESSKEVLAGKKLLVVLDDMWSNNYDAWTSFLKPFKSSNGGVKILVTTRLDSIADMVKTIPTFHLSLLGDDHCWSVFADHACLNSAEPHIRSALEVVGRKIVKKCNGLALAAQTLGGLLRARKEVADWEFILRNEIWELPKKDSGILPALRISYHYLPSHLKRCFVYCSLFPKDYEFKRDKLVLLWMAEGLLQQPKSGSTLEEVGSKYFNDLVSRSFFQHSKTNENLFVMHDLMHDLAIFYGGKFFSRNFELKTADKHDACPRHLSDGLVIDDSLFSEISEVCDYLKNARTLLDISFETWEDSTEEIDLCGLFAQLKRLRVLSFEFFPRDEHDSLLDSIGDLIHLRYLDLSHSPIVTLPKSMCKLYNLQTLKLSFCRRLKKLPSNMQDLISLRHLDLSDTPIVEFPESLSKLYNLQTLKLNNCERLEKLPCNMQDLINLRHLDLSDTPIVELPESLSKLYNLQTLELNDCKELEKLPTNMQDLVNLHHLHIEGTCLKDMPKGMSKLKDLQILSYYVVGKDKENGVGELGELVNLQGSFRIEKLENVDYSSEAWKARMVDKKYINDLYLDWSADEDGDVVDSKIEKDGLAKLEPHNNLKRLTISCYGGTMFPDWVGQSSYHNMTELQLIGCRNCWVLPSLGQLPSLERLVIAGFKKVKKIGGSFYKGDGTHQHQETPFRSLKYLSFRDMGWWEEWESYECDDDDDAPFPKLEELWIEYCPKLTRDLPTFLPSLKQLRIRGCEELGCYLPRAPILRESFILGKQKARMRDLPLSLQALGIGGKQLVEDVFEAMTHTQPTSLSYLGISECSSAISFPGDALPPSLKQLRINNCKNVEFPMQHQQHHSLMELKIDNSCDSLTSFALPAFPNLLSLRIERCENLTSLEVSQLQSLRYLQVEECPKLENIIRLPASLRKLDIRKCPLLGEGIERKDPHVWPSISHIPDIFVNRTWIQFDSTS